The Carassius carassius chromosome 9, fCarCar2.1, whole genome shotgun sequence genome includes a region encoding these proteins:
- the hspbp1 gene encoding hsp70-binding protein 1: protein MAEGRGNRNHPRNLQGVLQMAVEAGSASEGPAPREPMTQERIEFLRGALAEVCKGQMDEVEQMKQCLEVLSRDECRGRESEEEEEEEDEREEALEMLSELCENLDNARDLMKLGGLDLCMSRCLCHSEAGIRWRAAQLIASCAQNMPEVQFYLLNQGALLKLLQLTDHDANSTVRVKALYAVSCLVREQEAGLRDFLSHDGFSVLMRGMQSDSEKLRTKSAFLLLNLLTSHPEHKDTVLSMGMVQQLVSVLRSPHSSVHEHVLGTLCCLVEDSPRGVNDCRDASLGLEELLKQRVHDLKGREESLEELDCCERLRVACFQGQPQDDSGMDR, encoded by the exons ATGGCAGAAGGCAGAGGTAACAGGAATCACCCCCGCAATTTGCAAGGTGTGCTTCAGATGGCTGTGGAGGCTGGTTCTGCGTCTGAAGGTCCTGCTCCACGAGAACCCATGACACAAGAG aggaTTGAGTTTCTGAGAGGAGCTCTTGCAGAAGTGTGTAAAGGACAGATGGATGAGGTCGAGCAAATGAAACAGTGTTTGGAAGTGCTGAGTAGAGATGAATGCAGGGGAAGAGAGagcgaggaggaggaggaagaggaggatgagcgAGAGGAAGCGCTGGAAATGCTTTCTGAGCTCTGCGAGAACTTGGACAAtgccagag ATCTGATGAAGCTGGGCGGGCTGGATCTGTGTATGTCACGGTGTCTCTGTCACTCCGAGGCCGGGATTCGATGGAGGGCGGCTCAGCTTATTGCCAGCTGTGCCCAGAATATGCCAGAGGTGCAGTTCTACCTGTTAAACCAGGGGGCGCTGCTGAAACTCCTGCAACTCACAGATCACGACGCAAACAGCACAGTTCGAGTTAAAGCACTCTACGCAGTGTCCT GTTTAGTCCGGGAACAGGAAGCAGGTCTGCGGGACTTCCTGTCACATGATGGCTTTTCAGTGCTGATGAGAGGGATGCAGTCAGACAGTGAGAAACTGAGAACTAAATCCGCGTTCCTTCTGTTAAACCTTCTGACCAGTCATCCAGAACACAAAG atacGGTGTTGTCTATGGGGATGGTTCAGCAGCTGGTGTCAGTTCTTCGCTCGCCTCATTCCTCTGTACATGAACATGTGCTTGGTACCCTCTGCTG CTTGGTTGAGGACTCTCCCCGTGGTGTGAACGATTGCAGAGATGCATCGCTTGGTTTGGAGGAACTGCTCAAGCAGCGAGTGCATGACCTAAAGGGGCGAGAGGAGAGCCTg GAGGAGCTGGACTGTTGTGAACGGTTACGAGTGGCTTGTTTTCAAGGGCAACCCCAGGACGACAGTGGAATGGATCGCTGA
- the tufm gene encoding elongation factor Tu, mitochondrial, producing the protein MAALVGVRACLSALQLTSPSLLHSSYKLCAVPLSRRNFAAEAKKVFSRSKPHLNIGTIGHVDHGKTTLTAAITKVLAEAGGARYKTYEDIDNAPEEKARGITINASHVEYTTANRHYAHTDCPGHADYVKNMITGTSQMDGCILVVAATDGQMPQTREHLLLARQIGVEHVVVFVNKADAVEDKEMLDLVELEIRELLTEYGYDGENTPVIIGSALCALENRQPELGVNSIMKLLDVVDNYIPLPKRDLDKPFLLPIEGVYSIPGRGTVVTGTLERGMIKKGDECEFLGHNRSFKTVITGIEMFHQSLERAEAGDNMGALVRGLKREDVRRGMVMCKPGSIHPHQKIKAQVYVLSKEEGGRHKPFCTNFMPIMFSHTWDMACIVELLPGKEMVMPGEDTSLILALRQPMALDRGQRFTLRDGNQTIGTGLVTEILPMTDDDKYNWG; encoded by the exons ATGGCTGCGCTCGTGGGCGTCCGCGCGTGCCTCTCCG CTCTGCAGTTGACCTCCCCGAGTTTACTGCACAGCTCTTACAAACTG TGTGCAGTTCCTCTTAGTCGAAGGAATTTCGCAGCGGAGGCAAAGAAGGTTTTCTCTCGTAGTAAACCCCATTTGAACATCGGGACCATTGGTCATGTAGATCACGGCAAAACCACGCTGACCGCCGCCATCACCAAAG TCCTTGCTGAGGCCGGCGGTGCTCGTTATAAGACATATGAGGATATTGATAATGCTCCTGAAGAGAAGGCTCGAGGCATCACCATCAACGCCTCACATGTGGAGTACACCACCGCTAACAGACACTATGCTCACACCGACTGCCCCGGACATGCTGACTACGTCAAG AACATGATCACAGGCACCTCTCAGATGGACGGCTGTATTCTCGTGGTGGCGGCGACTGACGGTCAGATGCCACAGACGCGTGAGCACCTCCTGCTGGCGCGGCAGATCGGCGTGGAGCACGTGGTGGTGTTCGTTAACAAAGCTGATGCCGTGGAGGACAAGGAGATGCTGGACCTGGTGGAGCTGGAGATCAGAGAGCTGCTCACAGAGTACGGCTACGACGGAGAAAACACACCAGTTATTATTGGATCGGCACTTTGTGCTCTAGAG aacaGACAGCCGGAGCTGGGTGTTAACTCCATTATGAAGCTGTTGGATGTGGTAGATAATTATATTCCTTTGCCAAAGAGAGATCTGGATAAGCCTTTCCTGCTGCCTATAGAGGGGGTCTATTCTATTCCAG GTCGAGGTACTGTGGTCACTGGGACACTAGAGCGAGGGATGATCAAGAAAGGAGATGAATGTGAATTTCTCGGACACAATCGCAGCTTTAAGACCGTCATCACTG GTATTGAGATGTTCCACCAGTCTCTGGAGCGGGCGGAGGCGGGCGATAATATGGGCGCTCTGGTGCGCGGTCTGAAGAGGGAGGATGTCAGGAGAGGCATGGTGATGTGCAAACCTGGATCCATCCATCCACACCAGAAGATCAAAGCTCAG GTGTACGTCCTGAGCAAAGAGGAGGGCGGCAGGCACAAACCATTCTGCACAAACTTCATGCCGATCATGTTCTCTCACACCTGGGACATGGCTTGTATAGTAGAGCTGCTCCCAGGGAAG GAGATGGTGATGCCGGGAGAGGACACGTCTCTGATCCTGGCCCTCAGACAGCCCATGGCTCTCGACAGAGGCCAAAGGTTCACTCTCAGAGACGGCAACCAAACCATCGGCACGGGCCTGGTCACAGAAATCCTCCCCATGACAGACGACGACAAATACAACTggggctga
- the LOC132148672 gene encoding uncharacterized protein LOC132148672, producing the protein MTTTVGNISEGLNTTKFDNVSQSIPDSRQVKNHSNNTASRPDWILYTVPASAFLIGIVLFTYVCKTQQRRNAPAKQRTNTNEHFATYTDFGYTKSNTQRHMVTNENKKDDTQSYENVEAAIYSNQDKVTYYVSADEDYLNPDAMGEEEVVGPEDLHNNTLQLPSNLTDTDGESYENMEGCLYAQPRTQTQQFQHDAEDEDYINPDEDQKQDLALDQTDTGKCFIMCLYAHVQFGMK; encoded by the exons ATGACCACAACAGTTGGGAACATTTCTGAAG GCTTGAACACAACTAAGTTTGACAACGTGTCCCAAAGCATTCCTGATTCCAGACAAGTGAAAAACCACTCTAATAACACAG CATCTCGACCTGATTGGATACTCTACACAGTTCCTGCGTCAGCATTTCTGATTGGGATTGTGTTGTTCACATAtgtttgcaaaacacaacaacgCAGAAATG CACCTGCAAAGCAGCGGACAAACACAAACGAACACTTTGCCACTTACACCGACTTTGG GTACACTAAGAGCAATACTCAGAGACATATGGTTACCAATGAAAACAAAAAgg ATGACACACAATCCTATGAGAATGTAGAAGCAGCTATCTACAGCAATCAAGACAAAGTCACATATTATGTTTCTGCAGATGAAG ATTATCTTAACCCCGATGCAATGGGGGAAGAGGAAGTGGTGGGGCCAGAGGATCTTCACAACAACACCCTACAACTGCCTAGCAATTTGACTGATACAG ATGGAGAGTCGTATGAGAACATGGAGGGGTGTTTATATGCTCAGCCTCGCACACAGACACAGCAGTTCCAGCACGACGCTGAAGATGAGG ACTATATCAATCCTGATGAAGATCAAAAACAAGATCTCGCTCTAGACCAAACAGACACCGGCAAGTGTTTCATTATGTGTTTGTATGCACATGTACAGTTTggaatgaaataa